The following are from one region of the Desulfitobacterium chlororespirans DSM 11544 genome:
- a CDS encoding peptide ABC transporter substrate-binding protein, with amino-acid sequence MKRKSTLILVITMILALTITACGKQSAPAQADGDKKPKQLVAQIGPNPETIDPALNSAVDGGNMLLFAFDCLLNVDKDNKIIPGAAEDWKTSEDGLTWTFYLRDGLKWSDGSPLTAKDFVYSWKRVADPATAAPYGETVLGMVKGFAEAADGNPDALAVSAPDDKTFVVELANPCAYFDKLAAFATLSPVQQATIEAHGDAWATKPESYIGNGPFQISEWVPSSYILFTKNPNYRDADSIKLDSIKLLLIEDSNASYAAYKTGEAMMIKDVPTAEIPSLQGKDDFYIDPLLGTYYLDINNTLPQFSDPRVRMALSLAIDRKYVAETLMQGTYTAAPNFIGTGVADWDGSSFMANANGGKPYISIDDHEGNLAKAKELMAEAGYPEGKGFPAVTYSTNDTAYHKVVAQYLQQAWKELGISTNVEIVEWASFTPQRRAGDYQTSRDGWLFDYNDASNMLDLMYSTNGNNNAKYKSAEYDALMSKAAAEVDPEKRSGYLHQAEDHMMADAAVIPIAYYNEFYLQSPKITGSWHSPYGYWYFQYADIVE; translated from the coding sequence ATGAAAAGAAAAAGTACCCTAATACTGGTCATCACCATGATCCTGGCTCTGACGATTACCGCTTGCGGTAAACAGTCCGCCCCAGCTCAAGCTGACGGCGACAAAAAGCCTAAACAGCTTGTGGCTCAGATTGGCCCTAACCCCGAGACCATCGATCCCGCACTGAACAGTGCCGTAGATGGTGGCAACATGCTTCTGTTTGCCTTTGATTGTCTGCTCAATGTGGACAAAGACAACAAGATCATCCCTGGTGCCGCTGAAGACTGGAAGACCAGTGAAGATGGCCTGACCTGGACCTTCTATCTCCGTGATGGCCTGAAGTGGTCTGATGGCTCACCTCTGACTGCCAAGGACTTTGTGTATAGTTGGAAACGGGTAGCCGATCCTGCTACCGCTGCTCCTTACGGTGAAACCGTACTGGGTATGGTCAAAGGATTTGCAGAAGCTGCCGACGGCAATCCCGATGCCCTGGCTGTTTCCGCACCTGATGACAAAACTTTCGTAGTTGAGCTGGCCAATCCTTGCGCCTACTTTGATAAGCTGGCCGCTTTCGCGACTTTGAGCCCTGTACAACAGGCTACCATCGAAGCTCACGGCGACGCCTGGGCTACCAAACCTGAAAGCTATATCGGTAACGGCCCCTTCCAAATCTCTGAATGGGTGCCCAGCTCCTATATCCTCTTCACCAAGAACCCTAATTACCGCGATGCGGATTCCATCAAGCTGGATTCCATCAAACTGCTCCTGATCGAGGATTCTAATGCTTCCTATGCCGCTTATAAGACCGGCGAAGCCATGATGATCAAGGATGTGCCCACTGCGGAGATTCCTTCTCTTCAAGGTAAGGATGACTTCTATATTGACCCGCTGCTTGGCACCTATTATCTTGACATCAACAATACCTTGCCCCAGTTCTCAGACCCCCGTGTTCGCATGGCCTTAAGCTTGGCCATTGATCGCAAATATGTGGCTGAAACCTTGATGCAAGGAACCTATACCGCTGCCCCTAATTTCATCGGCACAGGCGTAGCTGATTGGGATGGCAGCAGCTTTATGGCTAATGCCAACGGCGGCAAACCCTATATTAGTATCGATGATCATGAAGGCAACCTGGCCAAAGCTAAGGAACTTATGGCTGAGGCAGGCTATCCCGAAGGTAAAGGCTTCCCGGCCGTCACCTATTCCACTAACGATACTGCTTATCACAAAGTGGTCGCCCAATATCTCCAGCAAGCCTGGAAGGAATTGGGTATCTCAACGAATGTAGAGATCGTCGAGTGGGCCAGCTTCACTCCCCAGCGTCGTGCCGGTGATTATCAAACCAGCCGTGACGGATGGCTGTTTGATTACAATGATGCCTCCAATATGCTGGATCTGATGTACAGTACCAATGGCAACAACAATGCTAAATATAAGAGCGCTGAATATGATGCGCTGATGAGTAAGGCTGCTGCAGAAGTTGATCCCGAGAAACGTTCCGGTTACTTGCATCAGGCTGAAGATCACATGATGGCTGATGCTGCCGTCATACCGATCGCTTATTACAATGAGTTCTATCTGCAAAGCCCCAAAATTACAGGTTCCTGGCACTCTCCCTATGGCTACTGGTACTTCCAGTACGCTGACATTGTGGAGTAA
- a CDS encoding YitT family protein, which yields MMGGIFLSWREDYLRVTWVHLKRIVAIIIGAVIVAASINSMIIPNKIADGGVTGIAIIVYYLFNLPVSKVVILLNIPLFLIGWKMVGRVFLVYSIIGVAAFSLALEVTMAIPNPTADPLLACIFAGVVSGIGMGIIFRSRGSLGGTDILAVFFSRTTSFSVGQVLMGIDALIFIAAAVFLGPERAMYAMIYMFIATKVIDMVQEGLNPSKSVLVVTGDPHGIAQDIMEKLDRGVTLFQAKGAYSKEDKEVVYCVISRTEMSQIKEIIRTRDPKAFLSISDVPEVVGEGFSTWKGH from the coding sequence ATGATGGGTGGGATTTTTTTGAGCTGGAGAGAAGATTATCTACGGGTGACGTGGGTTCACTTGAAAAGAATTGTGGCAATCATCATAGGAGCGGTGATCGTAGCCGCCAGCATCAACTCCATGATCATTCCCAATAAGATAGCGGATGGAGGAGTCACGGGGATCGCGATTATTGTTTACTATTTGTTCAATTTACCTGTCAGTAAAGTCGTTATTCTTTTAAATATCCCCTTGTTTCTTATCGGGTGGAAAATGGTTGGACGAGTTTTTTTGGTGTATAGCATCATCGGCGTTGCAGCCTTTTCTTTAGCTTTAGAAGTAACCATGGCAATTCCTAATCCTACCGCTGATCCTTTGTTGGCTTGTATCTTTGCCGGTGTTGTCAGTGGCATTGGCATGGGCATTATTTTCCGCAGCCGCGGCTCTTTGGGCGGAACAGATATTTTGGCGGTGTTTTTCAGCCGCACCACCTCCTTTAGTGTCGGGCAGGTTCTGATGGGCATTGACGCTTTGATCTTTATAGCGGCCGCTGTCTTTCTGGGCCCGGAGCGAGCCATGTATGCGATGATTTATATGTTTATAGCCACCAAAGTTATCGACATGGTGCAGGAGGGCCTGAACCCCTCCAAAAGCGTTCTGGTCGTCACTGGAGACCCCCACGGAATTGCTCAGGATATTATGGAGAAGCTGGATCGGGGAGTTACGCTTTTTCAGGCTAAAGGAGCTTACTCGAAAGAGGATAAAGAAGTGGTCTATTGTGTCATCAGCCGGACGGAAATGTCTCAGATCAAAGAAATTATCCGCACTCGCGATCCTAAGGCATTTTTGTCGATTTCCGATGTTCCGGAAGTGGTAGGGGAGGGCTTTTCCACATGGAAAGGACATTAA
- a CDS encoding ABC transporter ATP-binding protein — MIDNNNKLLEIQHLKQYFPVKSEKLLEKKVVKAVDDVSFYINKGETLGLVGESGCGKTTTGRTLLRLHEPTGGKILYAGKDITRVNMLPYRRKMQIVFQDPYASLNPRMTVGDIVGEAIDIHRLAANAQERRERIVELLSLVGLNTEHANRYPHEFSGGQRQRVGIARALAVNPEFIVCDEPISALDVSIQAQVVNMFEELQQRMGLTYLFISHNLSVVKHISNRIGVMYLGKLVELADSYELTFHSVHPYTRSLISAIPIADPKVSRSTQRIVLEGDVPSPVNPPSGCRFRTRCVYADERCAAEEPEWREVSAGHFAACHHLDRVQ, encoded by the coding sequence ATGATTGATAATAATAATAAATTGTTGGAAATACAGCACTTAAAGCAATATTTTCCGGTGAAAAGTGAAAAGCTGCTTGAGAAAAAAGTTGTCAAAGCTGTGGACGATGTGTCCTTCTATATCAATAAAGGTGAAACCCTGGGCCTTGTAGGAGAGTCGGGCTGCGGCAAGACGACGACAGGGCGGACTTTGCTGCGGCTGCATGAACCCACCGGGGGTAAAATCCTTTACGCAGGCAAAGATATCACCCGTGTGAATATGCTGCCTTACCGGCGCAAGATGCAGATTGTGTTTCAGGATCCCTATGCAAGCCTTAACCCGCGCATGACCGTAGGGGACATTGTGGGAGAGGCTATCGATATTCATCGTTTGGCAGCCAATGCCCAGGAACGCCGGGAACGTATTGTGGAGCTTTTAAGCTTGGTGGGCCTGAATACAGAACATGCCAACCGCTATCCCCATGAATTTTCCGGCGGCCAGCGCCAAAGGGTGGGCATCGCTCGTGCTCTGGCTGTAAACCCTGAGTTTATCGTTTGTGACGAGCCTATTTCGGCGTTGGACGTATCCATTCAGGCTCAGGTAGTCAATATGTTTGAAGAACTTCAGCAGCGTATGGGATTGACTTATCTGTTTATTTCTCATAATTTGAGTGTCGTCAAGCATATATCTAACCGTATCGGTGTGATGTATCTGGGTAAGCTGGTGGAGCTGGCTGACAGCTATGAACTGACATTTCACAGCGTCCACCCTTATACCCGCAGTTTGATATCAGCAATCCCGATTGCCGACCCCAAGGTTTCCCGCAGCACCCAACGTATCGTGCTGGAGGGCGATGTCCCCAGCCCCGTCAATCCCCCCTCCGGCTGCCGTTTCCGTACCCGGTGCGTTTACGCCGACGAACGGTGTGCCGCCGAGGAACCGGAATGGCGCGAGGTCTCGGCCGGTCATTTTGCCGCCTGCCATCATCTGGACCGGGTGCAATGA
- a CDS encoding dTMP kinase, with protein MGKLIIIEGGDGSGKATQTRKLWRRLADEGLQVKKVEFPNYSSPSSSLVTMYLGGEFGTDPNVVNPYAASTFYAVDRYASYKTLWGDFYSRGGIILSDRYTTSNMIHQAVKIKDPAGWASYLDWLKDFEYRLMGLPEPDLVIYLNMPPDLSISFIAGRADKSSVTSQDIHEKNRGYLKESYDNAQKVRVRENWLTIDCVSEDRLKSIEEIHEEIYAVTKRALV; from the coding sequence ATGGGTAAACTCATTATTATTGAAGGTGGAGATGGGAGCGGCAAGGCGACCCAGACCCGGAAGCTATGGCGGCGCCTCGCAGATGAAGGGCTGCAAGTAAAAAAAGTGGAGTTCCCCAATTATTCCAGCCCCTCCTCATCCCTGGTCACCATGTATTTGGGAGGAGAGTTCGGCACGGACCCTAATGTGGTAAATCCTTATGCAGCATCTACGTTCTATGCTGTGGATCGCTATGCCTCTTACAAAACCCTCTGGGGGGATTTTTACAGCCGGGGTGGGATCATTCTCTCCGATCGATACACTACCTCTAATATGATCCACCAAGCTGTTAAAATCAAAGACCCCGCCGGCTGGGCAAGCTATCTTGATTGGCTGAAAGATTTCGAATATCGCTTAATGGGTTTGCCTGAACCGGACCTGGTTATTTATCTCAACATGCCTCCTGACCTGAGTATCAGCTTTATTGCCGGCCGTGCAGACAAATCCTCGGTTACCAGTCAGGACATTCATGAGAAAAATAGGGGTTATCTTAAGGAGTCCTATGATAATGCCCAAAAAGTCCGGGTAAGGGAAAACTGGCTGACCATAGATTGTGTGTCTGAAGATAGGCTGAAGTCTATCGAGGAAATACACGAGGAAATCTATGCAGTCACCAAAAGGGCCTTAGTGTAA